A genomic window from Spiroplasma helicoides includes:
- the tkt gene encoding transketolase produces the protein MNKNNHNLNAMRILGIESVNKANSGHPGIVLGAAPVLYTLFTKIMKINPKNPNWFNRDRLVLSAGHGSALLYSALHLSGYSITIEDMKNFRQLNSKTPGHPEYKHTEGIDSTTGPLGQGFAMAVGMALAENHLAAKYNKKDYKVVDHNTFVICGDGDLQEGVCQEAISFAGRYKLNKLVVFHDSNDIQLDARVEVAQSENMHLKFQAAGWNTIKVENGENLEEIHNAYLKAKDSDKPTYIEVKTVIGLGSTNQGTQKVHGAPLGDDIKVVKNYFNWKEEDFTIPKDVYKFYEENVSLRGQKENEKWDADYSKYKKDFSDLAKQLKDAINNKWNINEVDLVELNENKEQATRVSSGNVINYIGKVNQSFIGGSADLTESTKAKGADGNYDYNNPLGRNIMYGVREFAMAAINNGIALHKGLLPFCGGFFVFSDYMKPAIRLSSLMGLQALYVFTHDSIAVGEDGPTHQPIEQLAMLRSIPNINVFRPCDMAETSASYYAALKDSSRPSVIIATRQNLKELVHPKNLFESVDKGAYLFEKEENANITLIASGSEVSLAQEVKKILQSKGHKVNIVSMINLNSFERQDQTYIDSIINKSTKRFSIELASTFGWHKYLGDDGEAFGINHFGYSAPLNDILKFINFNAESIADKIILKINK, from the coding sequence ATGAATAAAAATAATCACAATTTAAATGCTATGAGAATACTTGGTATTGAGTCTGTAAATAAAGCTAATTCAGGACACCCTGGTATAGTTTTGGGTGCTGCACCTGTTTTATATACATTATTCACTAAAATAATGAAAATAAACCCAAAAAATCCAAATTGATTTAATAGGGATAGATTGGTTTTAAGCGCTGGTCACGGGAGTGCTTTGTTATATTCAGCACTACATTTATCAGGATATTCAATTACTATTGAAGATATGAAAAATTTTAGACAATTAAATTCTAAAACACCAGGTCATCCTGAATATAAACATACAGAAGGTATTGATTCAACAACTGGACCATTAGGTCAAGGGTTCGCAATGGCAGTAGGTATGGCTTTAGCAGAAAATCATTTAGCAGCAAAGTATAATAAAAAAGACTATAAAGTAGTTGATCACAATACATTTGTCATTTGTGGTGACGGTGATTTACAAGAAGGTGTTTGTCAAGAGGCAATTTCGTTTGCGGGAAGATATAAATTAAATAAACTTGTAGTATTTCATGATTCAAATGACATTCAATTGGATGCTAGAGTTGAAGTTGCACAATCTGAAAATATGCATTTGAAATTTCAAGCAGCTGGGTGAAATACAATAAAAGTAGAAAATGGTGAGAATTTAGAAGAAATTCATAACGCATACTTAAAGGCTAAAGATTCAGATAAACCAACATATATAGAAGTAAAAACAGTTATAGGTTTAGGTTCTACAAATCAAGGAACACAAAAAGTTCATGGTGCACCATTAGGTGATGACATTAAAGTTGTTAAAAATTACTTTAATTGAAAAGAAGAAGACTTTACAATTCCAAAGGATGTATACAAATTTTATGAAGAAAATGTTTCATTAAGAGGTCAAAAAGAAAACGAAAAATGAGACGCTGATTATAGTAAATATAAAAAAGATTTTTCTGATTTGGCAAAACAATTAAAAGATGCAATTAATAATAAATGAAATATAAATGAAGTTGATTTAGTTGAATTGAATGAAAACAAAGAACAAGCAACAAGAGTTTCATCAGGTAATGTTATAAATTACATTGGAAAGGTAAACCAAAGTTTCATAGGTGGTAGTGCTGATTTAACAGAATCAACAAAAGCTAAAGGAGCTGATGGAAATTACGACTATAACAATCCATTAGGTAGAAATATAATGTATGGAGTAAGAGAATTTGCTATGGCAGCAATAAATAATGGTATAGCTCTTCACAAGGGTTTATTGCCATTTTGTGGTGGATTCTTTGTATTTTCAGATTATATGAAACCAGCTATTAGATTGAGTTCTCTAATGGGCCTACAAGCTTTATATGTGTTTACTCACGATTCAATAGCTGTTGGAGAAGATGGACCAACACATCAACCAATTGAACAATTAGCAATGCTTAGAAGTATACCTAATATAAATGTTTTTAGGCCTTGTGATATGGCTGAAACTTCTGCTAGTTATTATGCAGCATTAAAAGATTCATCTAGACCTAGTGTAATAATAGCTACAAGACAAAATCTAAAAGAACTAGTTCATCCTAAAAACTTATTTGAAAGTGTTGATAAAGGAGCTTACTTATTTGAAAAAGAAGAAAATGCCAATATAACACTAATTGCTTCAGGTAGTGAAGTTTCATTAGCTCAAGAAGTAAAAAAAATATTGCAAAGTAAAGGGCATAAAGTTAATATAGTTTCTATGATTAACTTAAATTCTTTTGAAAGACAAGATCAAACTTATATCGATTCAATTATTAACAAATCTACTAAAAGATTTTCTATTGAGCTTGCTTCAACTTTTGGATGACATAAATATCTTGGAGATGATGGAGAGGCATTTGGTATAAATCATTTTGGTTATTCAGCTCCACTAAATGATATATTAAAATTTATTAATTTCAATGCAGAAAGTATAGCTGATAAAATAATACTT
- a CDS encoding DUF896 domain-containing protein, which yields MEKLIKRINELAKLKKEGKLTPELEDEQNMLRQEYINKYKKNLEDQLKTLKIVDDKGNDITPEKLKELKKQKNK from the coding sequence ATGGAAAAGTTAATTAAAAGAATAAATGAACTTGCTAAATTAAAAAAAGAAGGTAAGTTAACACCAGAACTAGAAGATGAACAAAATATGTTACGTCAAGAATATATAAATAAGTACAAAAAAAATTTAGAAGATCAATTAAAAACATTAAAAATTGTCGATGATAAAGGGAATGACATAACACCTGAAAAACTAAAGGAGTTAAAAAAGCAAAAAAATAAATAG
- a CDS encoding ROK family protein produces the protein MKLILSIELGVSSSKVALVNNYGDIQAKFFVEHDFKKGLLDNLYSKIVEGLETVGIDYEETVEKVGIATVGYVDHVLGIVRYAGLLEWNNYYLKDKAEELFNKPILVLNDANASALGEFWIGAAKQYDSIVFYTIDNGIGGAIVLEGNLISGSRGFAGEFGHGGSVFQDKYDCVCGLKGCVEPMSSGLGIARFFQDTFKNNPNHPAATYFNGMQSFTTKDIASIYDEYDNPPEILEILVEALNPIVMHMAIMVNALDPDAIIISGGLANMGKVLIDIIKNNIKKYIISKFADDLTVEVASLGNDSGIIGTAYYALNDWKIF, from the coding sequence ATGAAACTAATTTTGTCTATAGAATTAGGAGTTAGCTCATCTAAAGTAGCTTTGGTTAATAACTATGGTGACATTCAAGCAAAATTTTTTGTTGAACATGACTTTAAAAAGGGTTTATTAGATAATTTATATAGTAAAATTGTCGAAGGTCTAGAAACTGTAGGAATTGATTATGAAGAAACTGTTGAAAAAGTTGGTATTGCTACAGTAGGTTATGTTGATCATGTTCTTGGAATAGTGAGATATGCTGGTTTGCTTGAATGAAATAATTATTATTTAAAAGATAAAGCAGAAGAATTATTTAATAAACCAATATTAGTTTTAAATGATGCAAATGCATCTGCTTTAGGTGAATTTTGAATTGGCGCAGCAAAACAATATGACTCAATTGTTTTTTATACTATTGATAACGGAATAGGGGGGGCAATTGTTTTAGAAGGGAACTTAATTTCTGGTTCTAGAGGTTTTGCCGGCGAATTTGGACATGGTGGAAGTGTATTTCAAGATAAATATGATTGTGTTTGTGGGTTAAAAGGATGTGTTGAACCAATGTCTTCTGGACTTGGAATAGCTAGATTTTTTCAAGATACTTTTAAAAATAACCCTAATCACCCTGCAGCAACTTATTTTAATGGAATGCAATCTTTCACCACAAAAGATATAGCTTCAATCTATGATGAATATGACAACCCACCTGAAATTCTGGAAATTTTAGTGGAAGCGTTAAATCCAATTGTTATGCATATGGCTATAATGGTTAATGCTTTAGACCCTGATGCAATTATTATTTCAGGTGGTTTAGCAAATATGGGAAAAGTTTTGATAGACATAATAAAAAATAATATTAAAAAATACATTATATCAAAATTTGCTGATGACTTAACTGTTGAAGTTGCATCATTAGGTAATGATTCTGGTATAATTGGAACTGCATATTATGCATTAAATGACTGAAAAATCTTTTAA